CTTCGATCTCCTCGAGCTCGAGGGCGTGCTCGTGCTCCATGTCGTGCTTCGAGAGCTTTCCGTCGATCCATGTCATGGACATGGGGGCGAAGTCCGGGTTGATGATCACATAGTAGAGGTGCCAGACGATGATGGCCAGCGTGGCGAGGATCGCCTCGTAGTAATGGACGATCGTGGCGACATCCAGGCCCCACATCGGGATGTGCTTCAGCGCCTCGTCCTGGAACCAGAGGAGGAAGCCGGTGACCACCATCACGATCGTCCCCCATACCAGGGCGAGGTACTCCGCCTTTTCCACGTAGGTGAACCGGTCGGACTTCGGCTTATGGTCCGCCAGGCCCAGGAAGTACCGGATCGTACCGATGATATCCTCGGCGTCCTTCCACCGGGGGATCATCCGCACCACCTGGCCGCGGCCCCGGGCGGTCATGACGGCGTAGAAGAGGTGGTAGAAGCTGGTCCCGATCATCAGGATGGCGGCGACGCGGTGGCCCCATCCGCGCAGGATGACGTTCACCTGGTCGGAGATCAGGGGAATCGACCACTTGTATTTCAGGGCGAACCCCGTGGCCACGAGGGTGAAGAAGGTCGTGAGGGTGAGGATGTGCTGGATCCGCTCGGAGCGGTTGAGCCGCTCGTACCCGGGGTGCTCCCACTGCCTGCGGCGCCGGTACAGCGCCTGCATCTTCCGGAAGTAGTCGAAGCCGTTGTGGACCACCATCCCGCCGATGACGACGACGATCATCCAGATGTAGAACCGCTCCACCCAGTACTTGATGACGCCGCCCGTGCCTCCCGGACCCACGTGGATGTTCCCGCTGGCGAAGTTCGCCGTGGCGCCGGGGTGGCACTTTCCGCAGGTGACCGGAAGGTTCTTCGGGTTGATCGTGGAGCGGGGATCGGAGGACGGGAAGATCTCGTGGACCCCGTGGCAGGAGGAGCAGTTCGCCACGGTCTTGTCGCCCAGGCGCGCGGAGAGGCCGTGGTAGCTTTGCTCGTAGCCGCGGACCTTGTCCACCGGCACGCCGTACCGCGCGGCCAGCTTCTCGGCGGCGTGGCAGTTGGCGCACGTCTTTCCCGAGATGGCGCCGAAGGAGACCTGCGAGCCGGGTTCCTTCGCGCCGCGGATGTCGTGCTCCCCGTGGCAGTCGGCGCAGTTGGGCGCGTCGGGCACGCCGCGGGCGAGCGCCGTACCGTGCACGCTCTCCCGGTAGATCGTGAAGACGCCGTAGTGGCACTTCCCGCACGTGGCGGGGAGGTTCTTCCGGTTAATGGAGGAAGAGAGATCCGTCCGGTCCCTCATGTCGTGGGCGCCGTGGCAGTCGGCGCACGTGGCGGACTTGTTCAGCCCCTTCTCGACGATCGCGCGGTTGTGGATGCTCTTGTCGTACATCCGGCTGGCGCCCGGAATGCCGACGTTCCGCTTCTCGATGACCGCCATGTTCCCGTGGCAGCGCTCGCACGTCGCGGCGAGGTTGCGGTAGTAGACCGGGGAGGAGGAGAGGGACCGTTTCGGCACCGCGTGGGCCCCGTGGCAATCCGCGCACGTCGGCCCGTTGACGACGGGC
The sequence above is drawn from the bacterium genome and encodes:
- a CDS encoding cytochrome c3 family protein; its protein translation is MRILRGCTHNSVFTVVLAVLVLPFLAGAAIALDNGECLDCHGDPAILGWSPEEKASNVTPGGAKRPESLFGKFPGMSLHVDPGAYKQSVHTDVSCTDCHADIQSLPHAARLKRVDCSGCHSEEVAIYAKSRHMVSVDRKPVVNGPTCADCHGAHAVPKRSLSSSPVYYRNLAATCERCHGNMAVIEKRNVGIPGASRMYDKSIHNRAIVEKGLNKSATCADCHGAHDMRDRTDLSSSINRKNLPATCGKCHYGVFTIYRESVHGTALARGVPDAPNCADCHGEHDIRGAKEPGSQVSFGAISGKTCANCHAAEKLAARYGVPVDKVRGYEQSYHGLSARLGDKTVANCSSCHGVHEIFPSSDPRSTINPKNLPVTCGKCHPGATANFASGNIHVGPGGTGGVIKYWVERFYIWMIVVVIGGMVVHNGFDYFRKMQALYRRRRQWEHPGYERLNRSERIQHILTLTTFFTLVATGFALKYKWSIPLISDQVNVILRGWGHRVAAILMIGTSFYHLFYAVMTARGRGQVVRMIPRWKDAEDIIGTIRYFLGLADHKPKSDRFTYVEKAEYLALVWGTIVMVVTGFLLWFQDEALKHIPMWGLDVATIVHYYEAILATLAIIVWHLYYVIINPDFAPMSMTWIDGKLSKHDMEHEHALELEEIEAYRSRGETPPPDVTRIASEEESKG